One genomic segment of Pongo pygmaeus isolate AG05252 chromosome 19, NHGRI_mPonPyg2-v2.0_pri, whole genome shotgun sequence includes these proteins:
- the CDC6 gene encoding cell division control protein 6 homolog isoform X1, protein MPQTRSQAQATISFPKKKLSRALNKTKNSSDAKLESTNVQAVTGSPRVKALPLSPRKRLGDDNLCNTPHLPPCSPPKQGKKENGPPHSHTLKGRRLVFDNQLTIKSPSKRELAKVHQNKILSSVRKSQEITTNSEQRCPLEKESACVRLFKQEGTCYQQAKLVLNTAVPDRLPAREREMDVIRNFLREHICGKKAGSLYLSGAPGTGKTACLSRILQDLKKELKGFKTIMLNCMSLRSAQAVFPAIAQEICQEEVSRPAGKDMVRKLEKHMTAEKGPMIVLVLDEMDQLDSKGQDVLYTLFEWPWLSNSRLVLIGIANTLDLTDRILPRLQAREKCKPQLLNFPPYTRNQIVTILQDRLNQVSRDQVLDNVAIQFCARKVSAVSGDVRKALDVCRRAIEIVESDVKSQTILKPLSECKSPSEPLIPKRVGLIHISQVISEVDGNRMTLSQEGAQDFFPLQQKILVCSLMLLIRQLKIKEVTLGKLYEAYSKVCRKQQVAAMDQSECLSLSGLLEARGILGLKRNKETRLTKVFFKIEEKEIEHALKDKALIGNILATGLP, encoded by the exons ATGCCTCAAACGCGATCCCAGGCACAGGCTACAATCAGTTTTCCAAAAAAGAAGCTGTCTCGGGCATTGAACAAAACTAAAAACTCCAGTGATGCCAAACTAGAATCAACAAATGTCCAAGCTGTAACCGGTTCTCCTCGTGTAAAAGCCCTGCCTCTCAGCCCCAGGAAACGTCTGG GTGATGACAACCTATGCAACACTCCCCATTTACCTCCTTGTTCTCCACCAAAGCAAGGCAAGAAGGAGAATGGTCCCCCTCACTCACATACACTTAAGGGACGAAGATTGGTATTTGACAATCAGCTGACAATTAAGTCTCCTAGCAAAAGAGAACTAGCCAAAGTTCACCAAAACAAAATACTTTCTTCAGTTAGAAAAAGTCAAGAGATCACAACAAATTCTGAGCAGAGATGTCCACTGGAGAAAGAATCTGCATGTGTGAGACTATTCAAGCAAGAAG GCACTTGCTACCAGCAAGCAAAGCTGGTCCTGAACACAGCTGTCCCAGATCGGCTGCCTGCCAGGGAAAGGGAGATGGATGTCATCAGGAATTTCCTGAGGGAACACATCTGTGGGAAAAAAGCTGGAAGCCTTTACCTTTCTGGTGCTCCTGGAACTGGAAAAACTGCCTGCTTAAGCCGGATTCTGCAAGACCTCAAG aaggaaCTGAAAGGCTTTAAAACTATCATGCTGAATTGCATGTCCTTGAGGAGTGCCCaggctgtattcccagctattgcTCAGGAGATTTGTCAGGAAGAGGTATCCAGGCCAGCTGGGAAGGACATGGTGAGGAAATTGGAAAAACATATGACTGCAGAGAAAGGCCCCATGAT tGTGTTGGTATTGGACGAGATGGATCAACTGGACAGCAAAGGCCAAGATGTATTGTACACGCTATTTGAATGGCCATGGCTAAGCAATTCTCGCTTGGTGCTGATTG GTATTGCCAATACCCTGGATCTCACAGATAGAATTCTGCCTAGGCTTCAAGCTAGAGAAAAATGTAAGCCACAGCTGTTGAACTTCCCACCTTATACCAGAAATCAGATAGTCACTATTTTGCAAGATCGACTTAATCAG GTATCTAGAGATCAGGTTCTGGACAATGTTGCAATTCAATTCTGTGCCCGCAAAGTCTCTGCTGTTTCAGGAGATGTTCGCAAAGCACTAGATGTTTGCAG gAGAGCTATTGAAATTGTAGAGTCAGATGTCAAAAGCCAGACTATTCTCAAACCACTGTCTGAAT GTAAATCACCTTCTGAGCCTCTGATTCCTAAGAGGGTTGGTCTTATTCACATATCCCAAGTCATCTCAGAAGTTGATGGTAACAGGATGACCTTGAGCCAAGAAGGAGCACAAGATTTCTTCCCTCTTCAGCAGAAGATCTTGGTCTGCTCTTTGATGCTCTTGATCAGGCAGTTGAAAATCAAAGAGGTCACTCTGGGGAAG TTATATGAAGCCTACAGTAAAGTCTGTCGCAAACAGCAGGTGGCGGCTATGGACCAGTCAGAGTGTTTGTCACTTTCAGGGCTCTTGGAAGCCAGGGGCATTTTAGGATTAAAGAGAAACAAGGAAACCCGTTTGACAAAG gTGTTTTTCAAgattgaagagaaagaaatagaacatgCTCTGAAAGATAAAGCTTTAATTGGAAATATCTTAGCTACTGGATTGCCTTAA
- the CDC6 gene encoding cell division control protein 6 homolog isoform X2, which yields MPQTRSQAQATISFPKKKLSRALNKTKNSSDAKLESTNVQAVTGSPRVKALPLSPRKRLGDDNLCNTPHLPPCSPPKQGKKENGPPHSHTLKGRRLVFDNQLTIKSPSKRELAKVHQNKILSSVRKSQEITTNSEQRCPLEKESACVRLFKQEGTCYQQAKLVLNTAVPDRLPAREREMDVIRNFLREHICGKKAGSLYLSGAPGTGKTACLSRILQDLKKELKGFKTIMLNCMSLRSAQAVFPAIAQEICQEEVSRPAGKDMVRKLEKHMTAEKGPMIVLVLDEMDQLDSKGQDVLYTLFEWPWLSNSRLVLIGIANTLDLTDRILPRLQAREKCKPQLLNFPPYTRNQIVTILQDRLNQVSRDQVLDNVAIQFCARKVSAVSGDVRKALDVCRRAIEIVESDVKSQTILKPLSEWTWMKLETIILSKVTQEQKTKHHMFSLKWELNNENTWTQGGEHHTPEAVGGGGQREGEHEGLKT from the exons ATGCCTCAAACGCGATCCCAGGCACAGGCTACAATCAGTTTTCCAAAAAAGAAGCTGTCTCGGGCATTGAACAAAACTAAAAACTCCAGTGATGCCAAACTAGAATCAACAAATGTCCAAGCTGTAACCGGTTCTCCTCGTGTAAAAGCCCTGCCTCTCAGCCCCAGGAAACGTCTGG GTGATGACAACCTATGCAACACTCCCCATTTACCTCCTTGTTCTCCACCAAAGCAAGGCAAGAAGGAGAATGGTCCCCCTCACTCACATACACTTAAGGGACGAAGATTGGTATTTGACAATCAGCTGACAATTAAGTCTCCTAGCAAAAGAGAACTAGCCAAAGTTCACCAAAACAAAATACTTTCTTCAGTTAGAAAAAGTCAAGAGATCACAACAAATTCTGAGCAGAGATGTCCACTGGAGAAAGAATCTGCATGTGTGAGACTATTCAAGCAAGAAG GCACTTGCTACCAGCAAGCAAAGCTGGTCCTGAACACAGCTGTCCCAGATCGGCTGCCTGCCAGGGAAAGGGAGATGGATGTCATCAGGAATTTCCTGAGGGAACACATCTGTGGGAAAAAAGCTGGAAGCCTTTACCTTTCTGGTGCTCCTGGAACTGGAAAAACTGCCTGCTTAAGCCGGATTCTGCAAGACCTCAAG aaggaaCTGAAAGGCTTTAAAACTATCATGCTGAATTGCATGTCCTTGAGGAGTGCCCaggctgtattcccagctattgcTCAGGAGATTTGTCAGGAAGAGGTATCCAGGCCAGCTGGGAAGGACATGGTGAGGAAATTGGAAAAACATATGACTGCAGAGAAAGGCCCCATGAT tGTGTTGGTATTGGACGAGATGGATCAACTGGACAGCAAAGGCCAAGATGTATTGTACACGCTATTTGAATGGCCATGGCTAAGCAATTCTCGCTTGGTGCTGATTG GTATTGCCAATACCCTGGATCTCACAGATAGAATTCTGCCTAGGCTTCAAGCTAGAGAAAAATGTAAGCCACAGCTGTTGAACTTCCCACCTTATACCAGAAATCAGATAGTCACTATTTTGCAAGATCGACTTAATCAG GTATCTAGAGATCAGGTTCTGGACAATGTTGCAATTCAATTCTGTGCCCGCAAAGTCTCTGCTGTTTCAGGAGATGTTCGCAAAGCACTAGATGTTTGCAG gAGAGCTATTGAAATTGTAGAGTCAGATGTCAAAAGCCAGACTATTCTCAAACCACTGTCTGAAT ggacatggatgaagctggaaaccatcattctcagcaaagtaacacaggaacagaaaaccaaacaccacatgttctcactcaagtgggagttgaacaatgagaacacatggacacagggaggggaacatcacacaccggaggctgttgggggtgggggccaaagggagggagagcatgagggacttaaaacctaa